A window of the Eleutherodactylus coqui strain aEleCoq1 chromosome 8, aEleCoq1.hap1, whole genome shotgun sequence genome harbors these coding sequences:
- the LOC136577184 gene encoding nuclear factor 7, brain-like isoform X2, whose product MNKQAGREEFYVHYDGLNRRQNEWVDKTRLVIPKPVKEEAEVANGTNSDIAENGKAPLKRKNEDEDHESKKAKIEIAPSGNSVMASGEFAEEFTCLLCSELFKDPVMVECGHNFCRNCIDKAWDGQESFTCPDCKEVITEKRYTTNRALANLVKKSVSATSVSTPAKATEKPKPAENCPEHDERLKLYCKDDGTLSCVICRDSLKHASHNFLPILDAVGVYKTELSAIVAPLEEALKVTEHLTSQQSEKVEQHKTNVSEFKQHVVSEFEKLHTFLKEREEKLLEQLQEQGENLLKEMETNMVQLQENQDNIKETITMANERTNDTDSISFLTDIKSFIEKCQMQQKEVMSSGNSLLSKDLCQGTFRGPIQYSVWKQMKSFIVPNLTKMLLDPVTAHPNLVLSDNMTSVKYGDTKLPLPDNPKRFSQCILVLGSQGFDSGRHYWEVDVGDKTAWDVGMASESSNRKGKIKLNPKNGYWAIWLRNGNAYKALESPSKTLILNAKPKKIGVYIDYEGGQISFYNADDMSAIYTFNATFTEKLYPYLSPFLHDSGLNAQPLRFVHD is encoded by the exons ATGAACAAGCAGGCCGGGAGGGAGGAGTTCTATGTTCATTACGATGGTT TGAATCGACGACAAAATGAGTGGGTTGACAAAACACGGTTGGTGATTCCCAAACCAGTGAAGGAGGAGGCTGAAGTGGCAAACGGTACCAATTCGGACATCGCGGAAAATGGAAAGGCTCCTCTGAAACGGAAAAACGAGGACGAGGATCATGAATCGAAG AAAGCAAAGATTGAAATTGCTCCATCAGGCAATTCAGTGATGGCATCTGGGGAATTTGCTGAAGAATTTACCTGTCTTCTGTGCAGCGAGCTATTCAAGGATCCGGTCATGGTGGAATGCGGCCATAACTTCTGCCGTAACTGCATTGACAAGGCCTGGGATGGCCAGGAATCCTTTACCTGCCCTGACTGTAAGGAAGTCATCACTGAGAAGAGGTATACCACCAACAGAGCCCTGGCTAACCTGGTGAAGAAGTCTGTCAGTGCCACTTCTGTCTCGACTCCAGCTAAAGCTACTGAGAAACCGAAGCCTGCGGAGAACTGTCCTGAGCACGATGAGAGACTGAAGCTCTACTGTAAAGACGATGGGACACTAAGCTGCGTCATCTGCAGGGACTCCCTCAAACACGCAAGTCACAACTTCCTGCCCATCCTGGATGCAGTGGGAGTGTACAAG ACCGAGCTGTCGGCCATTGTGGCTCCACTAGAAGAGGCCCTCAAGGTTACTGAACATCTGACCAGCCAACAGAGCGAGAAAGTTGAGCAGCACAAG ACCAATGTATCTGAATTCAAGCAGCATGTTGTGTCAGAGTTTGAGAAGCTGCATACTTTTCTGAAGGAGCGTGAGGAGAAGCTTCTGGAGCAGCTCCAGGAACAAGGAGAAAACTTGCTGAAAGAGATGGAGACCAACATGGTCCAGCTGCAGGAGAACCAGGATAACATTAAGGAGACCATCACTATGGCCAACGAGAGGACGAATGATACTGATTCCATCTCTTTCCTGACA GACATCAAGTCTTTCATTGAAaa GTGCCAGATGCAGCAAAAAGAGGTGATGTCTTCTGGAAACAGCCTGCTCTCTAAAGATCTGTGTCAAGGAACGTTTAGAGGGCCCATTCAGTATTCAGTCTGGAAGCAGATGAAATCTTTTATCGTTCCAA ATCTGACTAAAATGCTGCTTGATCCTGTTACTGCGCATCCCAACCTAGTGCTGTCCGATAATATGACCAGTGTTAAATATGGAGACACTAAGCTCCCACTGCCTGACAATCCCAAACGCTTCAGCCAGTGCATTCTAGTCCTGGGGTCTCAGGGCTTTGATTCAGGCCGCCATTACTGGGAGGTGGATGTGGGAGACAAGACCGCCTGGGATGTTGGTATGGCCAGCGAGTCCAGCAATCGCAAGGGTAAAATCAAGCTGAACCCCAAGAACGGCTACTGGGCCATCTGGCTGAGGAATGGTAACGCCTACAAGGCTCTAGAGTCTCCTTCCAAGACCTTGATCCTGAACGCCAAGCCGAAGAAGATCGGAGTGTACATAGATTACGAAGGAGGTCAGATCTCCTTCTACAACGCTGATGACATGTCTGCTATCTACACCTTCAATGCCACATTCACTGAGAAGCTGTATCCTTACCTGTCCCCATTCCTGCATGACTCCGGGCTTAATGCTCAGCCCCTGCGTTTTGTTCATGACTAA